A single region of the Lycium barbarum isolate Lr01 chromosome 2, ASM1917538v2, whole genome shotgun sequence genome encodes:
- the LOC132626510 gene encoding zinc finger BED domain-containing protein RICESLEEPER 3-like → MLDSAIPYCRAFSDFKVLDSQFKCCPSKEDWVNVERIAKFLRTFYEVTTLFSGSQYPTANVYFHKVWKIHTMIREAIDSEDLNIKEMAQLSLYLEEPVLVRKGNENLDVLKFWKDNRIKYPELSLMARDLLSIPITSVSSESAFSVGGRVIGKFQTFILPKNAEAKLCSRDWLYGHQASDDSEEEDDIAIDMGKFAA, encoded by the exons ATGCTTGATAGTGCTATACCTTACTGTCGAGCATTTTCTGATTTTAAGGTACTTGATAGTCAGTTTAAATGTTGTCCTTCTAAAGAGGATTGGGTTAATGTTGAAAGGATTGCTAAGTTTTTGAGGACTTTCTATGAAGTTACTACTTTGTTTTCAGGGAGTCAATATCCTACTGCCAATGTGTATTTTCATAAAGTTTGGAAAATTCATACGATGATAAGAGAAGCGATAGATAGTGAGGATCTTAATATCAAGGAAATGGCACAACTAAGTTTGTACTTGGAAGAGCCTGTGTTGGTTCGCAAAGGAAATGAAAATTTAGATGTGCTTAAATTTTGGAAAGATAATAGGATTAAATATCCGGAACTCTCATTGATGGCACGTGATTTGTTAAGTATTCCTATCACCAGTGTTTCATCCGAGTCCGCTTTTAGTGTTGGAGGTCGTGTTATTGGAAAATTTCAAACCTTTATTTTACCCAAGAATGCAGAAGCTAAGTTGTGTTCGCGAGATTGGCTTTATGGTCATCAAG CTTCTGATGACTCTGAAGAGGAAGATGACATTGCAATAGACATGGGGAAATTTGCTGCTTAA